The nucleotide window CTAATTTATGACCGCACTGAATCAATTTCTTTTCTAGGCCTTCCAGTATTAAAACACGTGCTAACACCAAGAATAAAGGCAACCCATGTTGCTTTTGATTCTATGAAGAGTTATTTAGATGCAGTTTACGATGTTACAGTGGCTTTCGAAGGGACCATGGATGATAAAGGGCAGAGGAAAGAAGCACCATCCATGGttggtaagtttgttttcaagtaATTCATAGATATTTACCAatgtctgatttattttaaaaaatagtttaatgtactctatttcatttacttgATGTGTCTTCCAAGTATATATACTTCAtgcatttttcatgtatttttttataaatctatAACAGATTAACTCTCATTAGTCCTGCTAAGTTTGGTACTGGTTAGCTGTCACAGTCCTGACTTTCCCATTATCATTAACTTGGCCTCTTTCAACCTAAGGTTCACACATAAAAATGGGAAGCTACATGGATCACATTTAGGAGTGAGGAGAGAGTGCTGACCAAGCAAAACCAAGGTGTGCACGCTGGTCAGTGTTCAtctttgtgtgtatttttcataTAGTGTTTGTGAAATCTGGTATCATTGCGAGAAAGAAGTTAAAGgtgactttccttttttaaacgtGCTGGGTATCAGGGATCTTTGAGCAGTTGTTTATGTGTATGTCAGAGTAATAAGACAAAACAATTGTAAGTGAGCAGAATATTCTAGTTATACATAGCCAAGGACACTCTGGATTGTCAGAGGAGCTTGGACATGGGAGTGGCCACAGGGCAGCGTGTGGAGGTGCCGCCCCCTTTCAGAGAACCCATTGTCCTGGACTCCGTATTTCACCTTATCCTCTGTTGGATGTGGAACAAACATGCTTGTCAGAGTGCTTCTGTCAGCGGATCTCGAAGGCCACTGTTCAGAACATGCTCAGAGGGCGGGGAGAGCAGCTCCCTCAGCAGGAAGTTGGGGAGGGAGGACAGGTGGCTGAGGCACAAAGGGGTGAATGGTATAAAATTGGTCATGGTGGGAGGAAGTGAGTGCCTGCTCTCTTGATTGCCTCTAACACAGTAAACACAAAGCGAAagcctgctttttcattttaaaagtaaattttatatatatatatatatatatataaatataaaatatattaaattagtatatatatttttagtgtgtgtgtatacatatatatatatatctcaaacaGTTTAAAAATCGAACTATATAAAGTGTACAGTGAAACAGCTTGCTTTCCACCCTGTCCGCTTCTACCTGGTCCCCTTCCCAGAGTGAccacttttcttcatttcttgtgTGTCATGCCTACAAATTTAATTTACTCCACTGTCCCTCCCTCTTGTAGAAGAGGCGGCATAGaatgctttttttccattttaaccatTGAAAGAGCCACTGACCTCATTTTGCATTTGAATACAGACATGCATTTAGTTACTCAGCAATATTTATAGTTACTCAAACATTGttggaaaaataagattaaatgcTTTTATTGTTTATGAAAACCAGATATAATTCCCATGATGACCTTTTAAAGTGCTGCTCTTGTCGTGTCACTATCCTGGTCATAAGAACTCATTGGCTTGGCAGTGTCCATAGGATAAACACCTGTGTCTTAGCCATCCAGCCTGGGACTCTGCATTCTGGCCCTGACCTCCTCCCTCACGCTGCTCCTTCCTGCTCTGTGCTACCCGTGGAACGGGTTTACCTATTGTTGCTGAAATCCTCCTGGCCCCATGTGGGTTCTGAAACGGAGGCAGTGTTAGGCCAGGCTGCTTTCCCCTTCCTTGTCCTCTTCCAACTCTGCAGCTTTGTCCCCTATGTGCTTTCTAGCTCACAAAACTTCTCTGGCTTTTGCACACATTGCATAGTTAGCACCTGACATGTGGCAACCCTGTCTCCTCCCAGTTAGATTGGAAGGGCTTTGGTGGCAGACCATCATAGGTGGTGTGACCTGACCACCCAGCACTTGTTCCACTGCTAACTAATGGTGACTTTGAGTATTCATTACCAATGTCTGATTCCGAAAATGTTGGCTTTTCTAAGTCACACTCAGAAgccatatagaaaacaaaatgtatcATTTCCATCAAgtaagaataaatatttcttcaagaaaaaaagacgccagagtaaaacaaaaagactgaAGACAAATGAAACTTAAATCTTCGAAAGAAGGCTAATTTCCTTAATGTACAAAGTGTTCCTATAAATTGATATGATCAGTAACTCAGTAGAAAAATGGTAAAGGGTAAGAACAGACAgttcatagaaaaaaattgttcaacctcgtttgtaattagaaaaattcaaattgaagcgtacagtgagataccattttTTACTATCGGGTTGGCAGAAATCACAATTAATAGGATAGAGAACAGGCCCTGTGCTTGAGACTAAAGTATGACAGGGACTTTATACTTTGCTGTAGGTGTACAATACAGTCAGTCTCAGGACACGCTGTCAGACAGTATCCATCAAAGTTACAAAAGCATTTACACCCCCACGGCTGAGACTTTATTCTACAACACATTTCTGCAGGTACGGGACATCTGCTGTGTGTTGTGAATTGAGGGCTATAGCTTGAAAAACTCCTCTCATTATTATATaacttgattaatgttttgctCTATTTAGTTCAGTATAGAGATTCCCTTTAAACTTAAATGATAAGTTGGGTTAGGTATAAAATTCCATTGCTTGGAATATTGTAGGTACCTCGTGGTCAAATTTAATTAGTATTAAATATTATCTCCATACTTATTGGGCTGTCagttaatattcatattttatagcccaatttaaaaaacacttcttTCTATGAAGTTGCTAGATTGTTCCTTTATAGGCCATAGGCAGGTGTTTCTCAGAGCACTGTAGGAGGATTTTCCCATCAGAATTCCTCATGGCTGACCGTGTGGGTCTTAGCCCACTGCAGGCTGCTGGCAGGCCTGTCCCGAGGTGGCAGCTGTGGGCTGAGGGCTCTGTGGGGCCTCTCTTGGTGCAGAATGTTGGAGCTGGGCCTTAGGAGGCCTCACGGGAGAGGCAGCACTTTCTGCCTGAGGCCTTCCCACTGCATGGTTGGTTTCATTGGAAGGTAGGTATGGCTCGAAGCCCCCCCTGGTCCTCTCGTGAGTCATCAGGTCTTTTCAGTGGAGTCGGTGCTTCCAAGGACAGTGGCCATTGGGCAGAGGTGAGACAGGGTGGTTTGACTGTAATTGATGTATACATCCTGCTTCTGAAGTGGGAGGGATACCATAAGAAATCATGAGCTTCAGGACACAATTGATATTCTATCTAAGCATTTCATATGAATCTAAGTGGctttttctattaatattttcttatatgaaaATGACACATACTTGGAATGGAAACTACAGGTAactcacaaaaggaaaaaactccaCAAATTCACCTGTCCAGATCCAACCCCACTTAACAGTTGTGATGTTTTCCTcacaactttcttttttatgatgtCTATATGTTGGAGTATGTgcctttatgtattttaaaaatgcgATTACATATGTGTACCTTCATATCCTGCTTTTTTTGCTTAATGATGTGTCATGAACATCTGTACATGttagtatatgtacatatatgtaatttttgtaAAAGGCTACATAGTGTTTGTTCATCAGTGTGAATATAAACCAATATATCTACCCAGTTTTCTGTTGCATTTAGGCcatgttattccttttttttttttccaagagaggGCTCGGTGTGTGGAGGCTCACTGCTCAGCACACAGATGTCCTGTGCCCTGCCTTTCTTGCCGGGCTTCCCAGGCATAGGGTACCCGAGACTTCCCCAGAGACTAGACCTTGTGACATGTGTGAACGCCTGGAAGACTTTCTCTGTCACCCTAGCAGATCAATATACTCTAGGGACCTGCTGGAAAAGTTACAGTTAGAAGAAAATTACACCTGCATTAGAATACTTGGTGCTAAATATTATGGGATAATTTTTGCTCATGCCGTAATATGCCCCAACTAAAATAGTTTTTACTAATGTGGGTACAAGAACTTTATCAAATGTTGAGGAAACATTGATGTCATTGCCCTTGTGGGAGAAGATCCTGAATGCCATTTAGAGCTGCTCTGGTGCTTGCATGGTCTGTATGTGGATGCCTGATCACATCCTGAATGCCATTTAGAGCTGCTCTGGGCCTGAGCTCCTTCACCCACACAAGGAGGTGAGAGTACTTGCCTGAGTAGATGCGGAAAGGTCCAATGAAAAGATGGATGTGAAAGTGTGTTGTTAATACTAAAGTACTGTGTAAATTTTAggtggaaaaaaacctaaaagcacCCAAGCGAATTTCAGGGTCCTTTTCTCAGTGCTGCCTCCCTCAGCTGCCTCTTACTAGAGGCCTTGCTGATGTATTCTAAACGCTTTCATTCCCAAGCATTCGAAGTGCCGTTGGTTTCATTTCCTTATAGACTCTGTATCTGCGCAACAGGACTTGAAATATCAAGGATGAATGCAGTGGCAATTAGATGACTCCTTAATGAGTGGAAATGTTGAGGGGCAGATGTAGACAATTAAGTGAAGGTGGGAAAGTTGGTATTGGCATCTGTGTTTTtatctatgagaaaaaaatagtccTGTGCAGCTAACACACCTGCCATTGCTAACACACCACGCCGTGTGCAAGGTCCTGCCCTGTGTGCTCGAAACATCCTCCCAGCAACCTCTCAGAAGGGACAAATGCTGCCCCTCTCTTGTACAGACTCAGAACAGCACAGAGGCTAACAGATCTGCCCGGGTTGACAAGGGATCAAAAGCCAGGCCTCTTGACTCACTGTCTGTGCTCTTAACTGAAATACAACTCTGCCTCAAAAAGCACTTCTGAAGCAGTTCtttgatttaaatgaaaatggaactAGAGGAAATTAAgactaaaatactttaaaagtaaaatcttccCTATTGCAGTGTTTTTGCATATTTATCATCAAAGCCAATTCACTCCtcaatgtatataaaaattaagataatttttgATGATGGAAATGCAGCATGCTGCTAAGGCTTGACACCCTCTCAGTGGAGAAGAGCAGTGTAGCAAGTACTTAGCAAAATGGGATGTGGGTCCAAAGAGTGGAGACTTCTTTAAGGGTTAGCTTAGTCTTCCTCAGATTGCAGCACAGTCACTGATTACTAGAACATGTCTTTGAACACATTTTACCTTGAGATAAAGGTAAAATGCATGGGTATAAAAAGGTACCACAGAGGTAAAAGGGTGGGCATGCAGGTAGGAGGTCTCAGCCCCCTATTTGCATtctccccaccaccacacacCAAACATGGTCTTCTCTTAAGTCTCTTAGGACTATTTCCTTGTTTTCCagaaatttaaatatgttaatatgcTCATGTCTGCAGAAAGCCATCTACATCAAAGGGAATTTCCAGGCTCACAGTTCTTTCTTACCTTAGAATAAATCCTGACCTTACCCCTTTGTGCCACCCAGACTGAAAAAAGGACTGTCTGCTTTTCTCAAGTTAGCATGTTTTAGGAATTATACTTATTTAAGGGCTCATGACTGTTCCACAAAAAGAAATTTGGTTCCTGAACCAATTAGAATTTGTTAAAATACGCAAGGATCAGAAAAGCAAGGAGGACCAGTGGGTAGAAACCACCAGCAAGTCatagaggaggagaggggagcccTCTGGCTGCAGAGTCATGGCTGGAGGCCCTTGGCCAGCTCAGCACAAAAGATGAAGGGGTTACATGCCTCTGTGCCCATAGTGCTCTGCCAGGCACCCCCCACCCTGTCCTTGAGGGCTCACTGCCCCAGGGGAGCAGTAGTGACAACTCGTGACAAGTACTAGGCTTGGGAACGGGGGACTGATGGTCCCATGAAGGTGACTGGTGGGCCTGATCGGTTGGCATCTGGGAATCCCTTCAGTGCAGGGGGCACGTATTTCTAGTAGAGTCCAGGTTCCCTCCTGGGCTGCCTGAAGAACTCAAGGTTGTTGTATGAAAAGTAACATTTGGTGCTGTGGATTTAACTACTGACCTCGTAATTGTGAGGACTTCAGAATTATACTGCTTTAGCTTGAAACCCTAAACTGCCagtttataatctttattttcttctaatttttttgactaaaaaaaaaaatctctatttcgtcatcatttttaaacttttctttaccTCCTTTTCATTGTTATGTAACTGTgagtttcaaaataataaaaatgaaatatttttgtttcttgttagAATTTCTCTGCAAAGAATGTCCAAAAATTCATATTCACCTTGATCGTATAGAGAAAAAAGATGTCCCAGAAGAGCAAGTATATATGAAAAGATGGCTTCATGAACGTTTTGAAATAAAAGATAAGTGAGTGGCAATAGTTCCAGCACTTCAAAAACTTTGGTTTTCAACTAAATCCCTGTACAGTGTAAAATGAACGTAAAGTCTTATTCTCTTAAGAATGCTTTCTGTAAACTCTAGTCAAATTGCATTCAATACCTCAGTGTTCATGTTTTAGACTTGACTGTGGTAAATCACTGTGAAAGGCTTAGTATGGGAGGCTGGCCATTGTTAGTACCACGTTTCAAGAATTTGTATAggtaggaaatttttttaaaaaatagacacacaggagttcccgtcatggcacagtagttaacaaatccgactagaaaccatgaggttgagggttcggtccctggccttgctcagtgggttaaggatctggcgttgccatgagctgtggtgtaggttgcagacatggctcggatcctttgttgccgtggctctggcgtaggccggcggctacagctccaattagacccctagcctgggaacctccatatgccgagggagcagccctagaaaaggcaaaaagacaaaaaaaagagagagagacacacaaaaAGCTTCCTACTGTCTGCTCTCCCCGCGTAGGTGGTGGGGGGTGCACCAGCTGAGGACAGGCTGTTGCAGGGAAGATGGGGCTGCAGGGTGAGGGCTGGGGCCCCCATGTATTGACACTATGTGTTTGTAGGAAGAGGAGGGGGCAGTTGGCATTTTCATGACTAaaatgcttttttgctgttagtATTTTGGGGCCCAGACAGTTTCTGAGGTTGACCTTGTGTTTCTCCTGCTAATAACGTGACTTTGGAGCAAGTGCCATGTTGACCCATGCCTAGAGTTACCTGTGAGAAggtttgtggctgcacccatggtatatggaagttccctggccaccgattgaactggtgccacagcagtgaccccggccacagcagcagcaatgccagatccttaacctgatgagccatcaGAAAATCCAAAACCATCTGTTTTTAAACATTAGACATAATATAATTCATATCCACTAATCATAGAACAtagtaaagatatttttaaggcCTAGAGACTCCCATTAAATCAAGTCCCTGGGTGTTTCCATATAAGGACCTATATAACTTCTCCAGCATACAAGAGGCACCCAATaggtatttgttgaattaaaatagtaaaatgaatCAAGCTgaaagttaaaactttttttttcccccattctggcCATAGATTGCTTATAGAATTCTATGATTCACCGGAtccagaaagaagaaacaaatttccTGGAGAAAGTGTTAGTTCTAAACTAAGTCTCAAGAAGACCTTACCATCATTCTTGATCTTAAGTGGTTTGACTGCTGGTATGCTTATGACTGAGGCTGGAAGGAAACTGTATGTAAAAACGTGGGTTTACGGAACCTTAATTGGCTGCTTGTGGGTTAGCATTAAAGCATAAACAAGTAGCCTTCTCCAAGGGCAGTGGGATGTGCTACCTTGTTATTTTTGGTGGCTGCACCTTACACCTGATTGTTCCTGAAATTAATATGAGGTGTAAATAAAGCCTTGTTGATTGGACATTGGATAAAATAGAATTTCTGACTAAAGGCGACATGCAGTTGGTCTTGGGGAAACATAAACAGTTTTTCAACTTTAGTACAGAAGCtgctggaaaaggaaaagataaaccaAGTTTATGTTATACTTGGCATTTCCTATAAACTGATGTCAACCTCAGAAGATCATTAGGATTGTATAATTTGTTATTGTCTTGTAATTCAGATAGCTGTATTCATAAACATTAATTTGCAGTATATTGCACTGTAtttgttattttcagtttttttacaaCTTGACTGGTCCAAACTCTTTATCACTCAAGTATTTAGTATCTTGCAGTTGTGTAATATTTTGCTTTCTGCTTAATTTCTCCAAGTCAGTGACAGAAATTACAGTTACATATCAAGAAGGACATGAGGGGAGGGCCCAGAAGTGTTTGTGGGGAAAAGCTCTTGCTAGCGTGTGCTTTTATTGTATTGTGTTCTTA belongs to Phacochoerus africanus isolate WHEZ1 chromosome 3, ROS_Pafr_v1, whole genome shotgun sequence and includes:
- the AGPAT5 gene encoding 1-acyl-sn-glycerol-3-phosphate acyltransferase epsilon isoform X2, which codes for MRLGAEAGSGAGWVFQILLYGDLPKNKENIIYLANHQSTVDWIIADILAIRQNALGHVRYVLKDGLKWLPLYGCYFSQHGGIYVKRSAKFNEKEMRKKLQSYVNAGTPMYLVIFPEGTRYNPELTKVLSASQAFAAQKGLPVLKHVLTPRIKATHVAFDSMKSYLDAVYDVTVAFEGTMDDKGQRKEAPSMVEFLCKECPKIHIHLDRIEKKDVPEEQVYMKRWLHERFEIKDKLLIEFYDSPDPERRNKFPGESVSSKLSLKKTLPSFLILSGLTAGMLMTEAGRKLYVKTWVYGTLIGCLWVSIKA